The following are encoded in a window of Ruminiclostridium herbifermentans genomic DNA:
- a CDS encoding AraC family transcriptional regulator, which produces MFIEQGVKRGQLNNDYKFFHLKDRSDFQFEFHYHEFNKIIIFLSGNVIYNIEGKSYKLMPWDILFVPRNQVHKPIVEPDEEYERIVLWINDDFLRQHGNEEDDLLTCFKLARENRHLLRLYKHSINTIKAILTKIELEENGVQFGTRILCNALFLEFIIYINRLQMKPGGHVEEVEVKFDEQIQNIIKYINANLDSDLSIDMLSKMFYINKYYLMHKFKANTGCTIHNYVNFKRMQKCAAYINEGLSPADAASKCGFNDYSSFSRAFSKMFGVSPKKYSQSIFKE; this is translated from the coding sequence TTTATTGAACAAGGTGTTAAAAGAGGACAATTGAATAATGACTATAAATTTTTTCACTTAAAAGACAGGAGTGATTTTCAATTTGAGTTTCACTACCATGAATTCAATAAAATAATAATATTTTTATCTGGAAATGTAATTTACAATATTGAAGGGAAGTCATATAAGTTAATGCCTTGGGATATACTTTTTGTTCCGAGAAATCAAGTACATAAGCCCATAGTTGAGCCTGATGAAGAATATGAGAGAATAGTTCTTTGGATTAATGATGATTTTTTGAGACAACATGGCAATGAGGAAGATGATCTTTTAACCTGCTTTAAATTAGCAAGAGAAAACAGACATTTACTAAGACTTTATAAACATTCCATAAATACAATTAAGGCCATACTTACTAAAATTGAATTAGAAGAAAATGGTGTTCAATTTGGAACTAGGATTTTATGTAATGCATTATTTTTGGAATTTATTATATATATTAATAGACTTCAGATGAAACCAGGCGGACATGTAGAGGAAGTTGAAGTAAAATTTGATGAACAAATCCAAAATATTATTAAATACATAAATGCTAATTTAGACTCTGATTTAAGTATTGATATGCTGTCTAAAATGTTTTATATTAACAAATATTATTTGATGCATAAATTTAAGGCAAATACAGGCTGTACAATACATAATTATGTTAATTTTAAGAGGATGCAAAAATGCGCTGCTTACATCAATGAGGGATTATCACCTGCTGATGCAGCAAGCAAATGTGGATTTAACGATTATTCCAGTTTTTCAAGAGCTTTTTCAAAAATGTTTGGGGTTTCGCCTAAAAAGTATTCACAAAGCATTTTTAAGGAATAG